In Laribacter hongkongensis DSM 14985, the sequence CTGGCGCGGACTCGGGTCGGCGGCAATCCGTGCCCGTCCGGCGCGGATTTCGATGGTGGTGTGGCCCAGCGGGCCGGGAATGTCCAGGGTTCGGTTCAGCCGCAGGGGATAATCGCCGAACACTTGGCCGTTGGCGCGGATCCGCAGCGTGTCGCCGATGCCGTCATGCCAGAAATGCAGTCCGCTGGCGATGACCAGCAGCAGGGCGGTCAGCCACAGTCCCCAGTCTCCTGGACGCCATGCCGGCAGGAAGCGCTGCATGGAGGTCAGCGGTCAAGCTCGCGGTGCCGCAGCAGCACCGTTTCGCCGGTTTCGCGCAGCCGGGCTGCCAGGGTTTCGGCCAGATAGACCGAACGGTGCTGGCCGCCGGTGCAGCCGATGGCAAAAGTCAGGTAATTGCGGTTGTCGTGGCGGAAGACCGGGATCCAGCGCAGCGCCAGTCCGCTCAGCTCGTCGGCCATGGCCTGGACCAGTGGTTCGGCTGTCAGGAAGTTGATGATCGGAGCATCACGACCGGTAAAGGGGCGCAAGGCCGGGTCGTAGTAGGGATTGGGCAGGCAGCGCACGTCAAAGACAAAATCGGCATCCAGCGGGACGCCGTGCTTGAAACCGAAAGACTGGATGACGACCAGCATGCGTCCTGGTGCCTGGGCGATGACATCGCGCAGGTAGCGGCGCAACTGGTTGGGAGAGAGATCGCTGGTATCGATGCGGTGGCCCAGACCGGCGATGGCTTGCAGGAGCTGCCGCTCGCGGGCAATGGCTTCGGGGATGGTCAGGGCGGTGCGCGACAGGGGGTGACGGCGGCGGGTTTCGGAAAAACGGCGGATCAGCGTATCGGTGCGGGCTTCGAGAAACAGGAAGCGCACGTTGTGGCCGGCAGTTTCCAGTGCGTGGATGACCTCAAGCAGACGGCTGGCACCGTCGCGGGTGTCGAGGCTGATGGCAA encodes:
- the rapZ gene encoding RNase adapter RapZ → MQLILISGLAGSGKSIALNVLEDSGYSCIDNLPLTLVPDTVERLAPLGYEQLAISLDTRDGASRLLEVIHALETAGHNVRFLFLEARTDTLIRRFSETRRRHPLSRTALTIPEAIARERQLLQAIAGLGHRIDTSDLSPNQLRRYLRDVIAQAPGRMLVVIQSFGFKHGVPLDADFVFDVRCLPNPYYDPALRPFTGRDAPIINFLTAEPLVQAMADELSGLALRWIPVFRHDNRNYLTFAIGCTGGQHRSVYLAETLAARLRETGETVLLRHRELDR
- a CDS encoding NusG domain II-containing protein encodes the protein MQRFLPAWRPGDWGLWLTALLLVIASGLHFWHDGIGDTLRIRANGQVFGDYPLRLNRTLDIPGPLGHTTIEIRAGRARIAADPSPRQYCVRHGWLTRPGEMAICLPNRTSIEILRAQRDYDSLGY